The Canis aureus isolate CA01 chromosome 9, VMU_Caureus_v.1.0, whole genome shotgun sequence genome has a segment encoding these proteins:
- the CIPC gene encoding CLOCK-interacting pacemaker encodes MERKNPSRESPRRLSAKLGKGTEMKKVARQLGMAAAESDKDSGFSDGSSECLSSAEQMESEDMLSALGWSREDRPRQNSKTAGTAFPALSPMVVMKNVLVKQGSSSSQLQSWTVQPSFEVISAQPQLLFLHPPVPSPVSPCHTGEKKSDSRNYLPILNSYTKIAPHPGKRGLSLSPEERGESGMQKKVCTERLGPSLSSSEPTKPGAVSPSPPAPAPPGAKLAEDSALQGVPSLVAGGSPQTLQPVSSSHVAKAPSLTFASPASPVCASDSTLHGLESSSPLSPLAANYSSPLWAAEHLCRSPDLFAEQRQSKHRRFQNTLVVLHKSGLLEITLKTKELIRQNQATQVELDQLKEQTQLFIEATKSRAPQAWAKLQASLTSGSGHTGGDLEAFSDHPDM; translated from the exons ATGGAGAGGAAAAACCCATCCAGAGAGAGCCCCCGAAGACTCTCAGCCAAACTGGGCAAAGGCACAGAGATGAAGAAGGTGGCTCGTCAGCTCGGCATGGCAGCCGCCGAATCAGACAAGGACTCCGGATTTTCAG ATGGGAGCTCAGAGTGTCTGAGCTCAGCAGAGCAGATGGAATCCGAGGACATGCTGAGCGCCTTAGGCTGGAGCCGAGAAGACAGGCCAAGGCAAAACTCCAAGACTGCAGGCACGGCCTTCCCGGCACTGTCCCCGATGGTTGTAATGAAGAATGTGCTGGTCAAACAG GGCAGCAGCTCATCCCAGCTCCAGTCGTGGACTGTCCAGCCCTCCTTCGAAGTGATCTCAGCACAGCCACAGCTCCTGTTCCTTCATCCACCCGTGCCGTCTCCTGTCAGCCCGTGTCACACTGGCGAGAAGAAATCAGACTCCAGGAACTACTTGCCCATTCTAAATTCTTATACGAAAATAGCCCCCCATCCAGGCAAAAGGGGCCTTTCCCTCAGcccagaagaaagaggagaaagtggGATGCAGAAGAAAGTCTGTACTGAGAGACTTGGGCCGAGCCTGTCTTCCAGTGAGCCAACCAAGCCTGGTGCCgtgtcccccagccccccagcgcCGGCACCACCCGGCGCCAAGCTTGCCGAGGACTCCGCTCTGCAAGGTGTGCCCTCACTGGTGGCAGGTGGAAGTCCACAGACTCTTCAGCCGGTGTCCAGCAGCCACGTGGCTAAAGCCCCCAGCCTGACCTTTGCATCCCCCGCTAGCCCTGTCTGTGCATCAGACAGCACTCTGCACGGCTTAGAGAGCAGCTCCCCACTCTCTCCACTGGCAGCCAACTACAGCTCACCCCTGTGGGCTGCCGAGCACCTCTGCCGCAGCCCCGACCTTTTCGCCGAGCAGCGGCAGAGCAAGCATAGGCGCTTTCAGAATACCCTGGTGGTCCTGCACAAATCTGGTCTGCTGGAGATCACTCTGAAAACCAAGGAGTTGATTCGTCAGAACCAGGCAACTCAGGTGGAGCTAGACCAGCTAAAGGAGCAGACCCAGCTGTTTATAGAGGCCACCAAGAGCAGGGCTCCTCAGGCATGGGCCAAGCTACAGGCATCCTTAACATCAGGGTCTGGTCATACCGGCGGTGACCTAGAAGCGTTCTCTGACCACCCAGACATGTAA